From a single Cupriavidus taiwanensis LMG 19424 genomic region:
- a CDS encoding S8 family peptidase has product MSLNRMSPSEQRAAYKLIFAGCEAEPDRFTSDLPVSSEVWLLYASGESFEVPRGLLLTPHHGAGIAALRAAVLRRLPALAGPAADQAGPRFLAANESHLLAQIDFFDMLRLLPLTAWWHREVRMPMAGMPWTPAARRALALSLTGDALVRWLGESVLAHVGSEAALARFKDIGYTAARTRFGGLAAPAGQALGRLVNVAAQYVALTLLGLHDDSFPPGGLMRRVAQESRKVLETLWDCVRDDHAEAAAPVAGTTAGMTAGDVAAAAAISPLWRISVNRPAEHAVFASRKTVKADAAIRVFDTGGQGVRWAVIDSGVDARHPAFFDPLKLDGPLPVRDGLIAPRLSRVVRTLDFTRLSAITSGRLPPMPKGKRGPGEAELRQRVAAIADDLSHGRIIDWSVIEPLLDISHDDPAQYVPPGGSHGTHVAGIIGAGWPSSVYLARPDPMPLPSELAESGDVSGICPRIELLDLRIFDAQGRGDEFGILGALQYVRWLNQSRDRQSVHGINLSVALRHDVRSYACGSTPVCVECDRLVASGVIVVAAAGNYGYDEAFAAEHMGAGFRGQTITDPGNARAVITVGATHRTDPYRFGISYFSSHGPTGDGRIKPDLVAPGEKITSTVPGGTLASMDGTSMAAPHVSGVAALLLSRNNELMGQPETVKTILCAAATDLGRERAFQGAGLVDALRALQRV; this is encoded by the coding sequence ATGAGCCTGAACCGCATGAGCCCGTCGGAGCAGCGGGCTGCGTACAAGCTGATCTTCGCCGGCTGCGAGGCCGAGCCCGACCGCTTCACCAGCGACCTGCCGGTCAGCTCCGAAGTCTGGCTGCTGTATGCGTCCGGCGAATCGTTCGAGGTGCCGCGCGGCTTGCTGCTGACCCCGCACCATGGCGCCGGCATTGCCGCGCTGCGCGCCGCGGTGCTGCGGCGGCTGCCGGCGCTGGCGGGGCCGGCAGCGGACCAAGCCGGCCCGCGCTTTCTTGCCGCCAATGAATCGCACCTGCTGGCGCAGATCGATTTCTTCGACATGCTGCGCCTGCTGCCGCTCACCGCCTGGTGGCATCGCGAGGTGCGCATGCCGATGGCCGGCATGCCATGGACGCCCGCGGCGCGCAGGGCGCTGGCGCTGAGCCTGACCGGCGATGCGCTGGTGCGCTGGCTCGGGGAGTCGGTGCTGGCCCATGTCGGCAGCGAGGCGGCGCTGGCGCGCTTCAAGGACATCGGCTACACCGCGGCGCGCACCCGCTTCGGCGGCCTCGCCGCGCCGGCCGGGCAGGCCCTGGGGCGGCTGGTCAATGTGGCCGCGCAGTACGTCGCGCTGACGCTGCTGGGCCTGCACGACGACAGCTTCCCGCCCGGTGGGCTGATGCGGCGTGTCGCGCAGGAGAGCCGCAAGGTGCTGGAGACGCTGTGGGACTGCGTTCGGGACGATCATGCGGAGGCCGCCGCGCCGGTAGCGGGAACGACTGCGGGAATGACTGCCGGCGACGTCGCTGCTGCCGCCGCCATTTCGCCGCTATGGCGCATCTCGGTCAACCGGCCGGCCGAGCACGCCGTGTTCGCCTCGCGCAAGACCGTCAAGGCCGATGCGGCCATCCGCGTGTTCGATACCGGCGGGCAGGGCGTGCGCTGGGCAGTGATCGATTCCGGCGTCGACGCGCGCCATCCGGCCTTCTTCGATCCGCTCAAGCTGGACGGGCCGCTGCCGGTGCGCGACGGGCTGATCGCACCGCGCCTGTCGCGCGTGGTCAGGACGCTGGACTTCACGCGCCTGTCGGCCATCACCAGCGGCCGCCTGCCGCCCATGCCCAAGGGCAAGCGCGGCCCCGGCGAGGCCGAGCTGCGGCAGCGGGTCGCCGCGATTGCCGACGACCTGTCGCATGGCCGCATCATCGACTGGTCCGTGATCGAGCCGCTGCTCGACATCAGCCATGACGATCCGGCGCAATACGTGCCCCCTGGCGGCAGCCACGGCACGCATGTGGCGGGCATCATTGGTGCCGGCTGGCCGTCGTCGGTGTACCTGGCGCGGCCTGATCCCATGCCGTTGCCGTCCGAGCTGGCGGAATCCGGCGATGTCAGCGGCATCTGCCCGCGCATCGAGCTGCTCGACCTGCGCATTTTCGATGCGCAGGGCCGGGGCGACGAGTTCGGCATCCTGGGCGCGCTGCAGTACGTGCGCTGGCTTAACCAGAGCCGCGACCGGCAGTCGGTGCATGGCATCAACCTGAGCGTGGCGCTGCGCCACGACGTGCGCAGCTATGCCTGCGGCAGCACGCCGGTATGCGTCGAGTGCGACCGCCTGGTGGCCAGCGGCGTGATCGTGGTGGCGGCAGCCGGCAACTATGGCTACGACGAGGCCTTCGCGGCCGAACACATGGGCGCGGGGTTCCGCGGACAGACCATCACCGATCCCGGCAATGCGCGCGCCGTGATCACGGTGGGCGCGACCCATCGCACCGATCCCTACCGCTTCGGCATCTCCTACTTTTCCAGCCACGGTCCCACCGGCGATGGCCGCATCAAGCCCGACCTGGTCGCGCCGGGGGAGAAGATCACCTCGACCGTGCCCGGCGGCACGCTGGCGTCGATGGACGGCACCAGCATGGCGGCACCGCATGTGTCCGGGGTCGCGGCGCTGCTGCTGTCGCGCAACAATGAACTGATGGGCCAGCCCGAGACCGTCAAGACCATCCTGTGCGCCGCGGCCACTGACCTTGGGCGCGAGCGCGCCTTCCAGGGGGCGGGGCTGGTCGATGCGCTGCGCGCGCTGCAACGCGTGTAG